The following proteins are co-located in the Papaver somniferum cultivar HN1 unplaced genomic scaffold, ASM357369v1 unplaced-scaffold_128, whole genome shotgun sequence genome:
- the LOC113332053 gene encoding ankyrin repeat-containing protein NPR4-like: MFVEKLVALMPSDALELKNCDGETTLHFVAAAGLIRAAKAMVTKNPNLTQMRDNNEWVPLVTAAYSANSSNERSKEMVKYLCSVTRDEEPSPYYGVSGGTLICICIASNLYDVALYLVQRFPNLATEKSEDGYCALEAMAERPSAFPSGNERTLWQQFLYSFRSAKQIHDEELMQKHALALVKCICKQISLKSSTEIFKIFTESDALELATRFGAVEIVVECVQTFPDLMCIRMKTNMTVLEEAIKYRREKIFNLICEMNADKKMASFVYDENNTILHWVAKLANPQSLNSVSGSALQMQRELQWFKEVEKITLQRHRQKKNDEGKTGRDLFTEEHKELLEKAEKWMKDTANSCMLVATLITTVVFAAAFTVPGGNNSDNSSNNNGIPIFLNTTSFAVFAIADASALFSSITAVLMFFSILSSRYSEDDFLYSLPKRLTIGYANLFFSIATMIVAFGAALSIVLQPRWTWIPVPIALFACVPVTLFALLQLPLFVTLVRSTYGPSIFRREDQRMKWSY, from the exons ATGTTTGTTGAAAAGCTGGTGGCACTCATGCCATCAGATGCACTAGAGTTGAAGAACTGTGACGGTGAAACAACGCTTCATTTTGTCGCTGCTGCTGGATTGATCAGAGCTGCAAAGGCGATGGTGACTAAAAACCCTAACTTGACACAGATGCGCGATAATAATGAGTGGGTTCCGCTTGTAACTGCAGCTTACAGTGCTAATTCTTCAAACGAACGAAGTAAAGAAATGGTTAAGTATCTTTGCAGCGTCACTAGAGATGAGGAACCAAGTCCCTACTATGGTGTCTCGGGTGGTACCCTAATCTGTATATGTATTGCAAGTAATTTATATG ATGTTGCTCTGTACCTGGTCCAACGATTTCCAAACTTGGCTACCGAAAAAAGTGAAGATGGTTACTGTGCATTGGAAGCAATGGCAGAAAGACCTTCAGCATTCCCAAGTGGGAATGAGCGGACATTGTGGCAACAGTTCCTCTACTCAT TTCGCAGTGCTAAACAAATACACGACGAAGAATTAATGCAAAAGCATGCCTTGGCCTTGGTTAAATGCATTTGCAAACAAATTTCTCTTAAGAGCAGCAcagaaattttcaaaattttcacagAATCAGACGCTTTGGAGTTGGCCACAAGGTTTGGGGCTGTTGAAATAGTAGTGGAGTGTGTTCAAACATTTCCTGACCTAATGTGTATCAGAATGAAGACCAATATGACTGTATTAGAAGAAGCCATAAAATATCGACGAGAAAAGATTTTTAATCTCATATGTGAGATGAATGCAGATAAGAAAATGGCTTCCTTCGTATATGATGAGAATAACACTATCCTGCACTGGGTCGCAAAGCTAGCAAATCCTCAGAGCCTCaattcagtttctggttcagctCTTCAAATGCAACGAGAGCTCCAGTGGTTTAAG GAGGTTGAGAAGATTACCCTACAAAGACATAGACAAAAGAAAAACGATGAAGGAAAGACAGGTCGAGATCTTTTCACGGAGGAACACAAGGAATTATTGGAAAAGGCAGAGAAGTGGATGAAAGATACAGCCAATTCATGCATGCTTGTAGCTACACTCATCACTACAGTAGTTTTTGCAGCAGCTTTCACAGTACCAGGAGGCAATAACAGTGACAACAGTAGCAACAACAATGGGATTCCAATTTTCTTAAATACAACATCATTCGCAGTGTTTGCAATTGCAGATGCCTCAGCTCTCTTTTCTTCCATCACAGCGGTTCTTATGTTTTTTTCTATCTTGAGTTCACGCTATTCAGAAGATGATTTCCTATATTCACTACCAAAAAGATTAACAATCGGATATGCAAATCTCTTCTTCTCTATAGCTACCATGATTGTAGCTTTCGGAGCAGCACTTTCTATTGTACTTCAACCTAGATGGACATGGATTCCAGTTCCTATAGCATTGTTTGCTTGTGTGCCTGTGACTTTGTTTGCATTGCTGCAGCTCCCTTTGTTTGTCACGCTTGTTCGTTCTACCTATGGGCCAAGCATCTTTCGGAGAGAGGACCAGCGTATGAAGTGGAGTTATTAA